The following nucleotide sequence is from Roseivirga sp. BDSF3-8.
CATCATTTATCTTGCGCTTTTTTACGTCTGAGCTTACGCCTGTATACGCAATGCGCTGCTTAAGCTCACGTGCTACTTTGCCTACAGATGCATGGATAAACAGGCTTGAAAACCTATCCAAACCAGTAAAGTCAAGCTCAATAGGCTCGGCAGGGTTACCGGCATGGAAAGAAAGTACCTGATCTGCGACTTTGGAACCCAGTTTAGTGTCTATGCCAATGTGGCTATCAATGATATCTGTAATGCTAAAAATCATTATTGTCTATATAGTTGGTCCAGTATTCCGAATGTAAACAAACCGACATGCTCGTCTTTCCTCTTCCTTTACGTGCCTCTCCTATCATTCAAGCTGGAATTATTCAGGGTGTGAAGATACCTTTTCTGCACGTATCAGGAAAGTATCAATTATAAATACGTCATTATAAACCGGGGCTTATACCTTACCCTTGGTATTGGCCAGTATCTTAACCAGATCACTATAAGGCACATTGGTCTGGCCATCAGACTTGCTGCCCAGGTAGCCGGACTGCGGGGGCTGCGAGATGGCCTTGGCCACTTCCAGCACCAGGGCATTGTGCGCCACGGGGTCATTGTCTTTTACGCTGTTTACAAATAGCTTAAAAGCATCAAGCGCACTCGCCCGGTGCTTGTTTTCCGTATACAGGTGCCGCTGCACATTATAGTGCCGCACAATAAAGCGCAGCACAAAGAAACCGATGGTAATGGTAAGCGCCCTGGAAAGGATGCTGATGCCGATAAGGTAAGAAGCGTCTGTAATTGCCTCTAATTGTTTTGTGCCCGGCAGAAGAATAGCGTTTAGCGTGTTGAAAGCAAGTATAAAACCGATAAGCACTAATATTCCTGCCCCTAGCCACAACATAGATTTATTCTTATTTGAGTCTGCTTCCTGATGGAAAACTTTCGCATACTGCTCTGAGGCTGCCTTAGCAGAAATCTCCTTTACCGCATCCAATCCATCATTTAATTCTTTTAGCCTATTCCTGAATTCAAATCCTCCTGTCTCAGCGAATAATTTTGCATAATACTCTCCCCTGAGACGGTTTCGAATAGCCAGTAGAGACTGGCTGTAAGGTATAGCGAGTAATTCATCTTGGGTTCCGACGAAAACTTCCTGAACCCCCTTGATAACCTCATTGTGTAATTTTTGTATCTCATCAAATGGCTTATCCAAACTTTTTTCATTCTCGATTTGAAAGCTGATCTTAACTAACTTTTCATACACCTTAGCAATGGCATTATCTTCATGATAAAGTAGCTCTACATCACTGGAAAGTAAGTCAGCGATATCTTCTGCGACTTTGAATATTTCACACCATTGGATATAGCTTTGATTGCCATCAGCCATGCTACCGAATGGATTCTTATTTATCTTGTTAAACTTCTCTACTAACTCTTTATTTGTCATAGCTGATACAATATTTATCAATTAATCGAGACGTGTAGTAATCCAGGCCTTTTGTTATTCAGGTGCACCGCTACATCCCCCGAACGGAACACTTCGGCTTTCCCTGATGGGCTGCCCCTGCCTACGCTTGTGAGCGCATTGATAGCCCTTTGCCGCGAAGCTGTCAAGTTAAGATATGAAGTTTACGGAGATGACTACCCCCGATCCATATTCTGCATGTACCACCCCGATCTAAAATACGCCTTCGCGTTTTTAGATCCCCCCTCCTATTATCACAGGAGGGGAGTTTAGGTAGATGCCAGCTATGCATTCCGCAGGAACATTGGTATGCTTGACTATAAAAAACTGGACCAGAAGGGGGACTTATTTTGCTGCATTCCTTCATTCAGTCATTCTCTCATTCAGCCATTAGCTTTGCTTCGGCATCATTTTCATCAGATCAGTCAAGGACACCTTGGGGTCGTTGGCTTCGGCTTTGGCACCGAGGTAGCCGGTGGGGCGGTTCTCAAAGATGGCTTTGGCAAGCTCCAGCACCAGGGTGTGCCGTGTTTCCTTATCCTTAGGGTCAACTGTTTCTACAAAGAGCTTAAAGCTGTCCAGCGCCTTCGCCTTATGCGTATTTTCGGTATACAAGTGCCGCTGCAGGCTATACTGCCTAAAACAAAACCGTATAAGGAAGATACCCAGAGAAACATATAATAGCCGGGAAAAAAGATTAGCAAAGAGGTAGACATTAACCAAAGATTTTTCAGGTACTCCATTCGACCCCTGTTTTTGGTTAGCTTCCCCGTCATTCTGCTGGTCAACCTGTTCTATATTTGATGTGAAGGCAATATACTTATCGAGATTCGGAACGAAGAGATCGCTAAGACATGTAAATAAACCTGCAAATAAAACAACTGTAGCTATACCGGCTCTTAGCCACCGCTTATAAAACTTCCTATGATTCTTAGCCTCTTCCTGGAAAGTCTGCACATACTTGGCACTGAGCTGTGCTTTTGCGGCATCTTCCATGGTGGTTCTGAGCTTTAAAAGGCTATCCTTTTCACGCAGTACTGCATCCACATGAGCTTGCAGGGCTTCTGTGCGAAGTCGTGTGGCTAGTATCAGAACGTTCTTTTCGTACGGCACCTGAGGATACTCATAGTGTGTCTTCCCGTTTTCTTCAATTAATTTGGTGTATTTCCCTTCGTAGACTTCTTCATAAAGTTCTCTTAACTTATCATTGCCTTCTTCTTCTAAATTTCGGTCGCTTTTCCCACGACTCAACTTATACGCAATATCTCTCAGCCTTTTTATATAGTCCTCTATTAAGTCAGCATTCAGTGAATAGACATAGTCATTTACCTTTAAAAATGATACAAAATCCTTCCCGAGCATATAAAGTTCTTCCCATCTTGATAGCGAAGACCCGCTTATATCACCTGGCTTTTCTTCAATTTTGCTGAATTCGGATATGATTGATTCATACTGGCTGTTCATACGATGTATTAGTTTTTCATTTTATCATAAAAGTCAGCTTCAACCCTTACACAATGAGGAAGCTAACCTTTCCGGTCACCTGCTCCCCAATTAACAATTGACAATTCACCATTAACAATTAAACCAACTTTCCCTCAAAAGCCCGCTGCAGTATGCTCCGGCGCAGGTTTTTGCTCTTGAGCAGGGCGGTGCGCGTAGCAGCCTCCAGTTGCTCTACTACAGACAAGCGCTCTTCCAGTTCGTTGACGATCTGGGTTTGTTCTTTAATATCAATCAAAGGTATAGGTAATTCTCTACACGTTGATACTTTGACATTATATTGTCCAGCCGTAGCCTTAGAAGTATTTTCGAGCCATGTAATAGTATGCAGGTCTTGCATGTAGTAAGACAGCCACTTTGAGGAAACGAAATCATTAGGCCTATACCGAACTATTGCCTGGTTAATATTCCATTCTTTAAATTGATCTGTAGCAATTGACACTTTGCCGAGCGGAGGTCCAACAATGTTTATCAGAACATCACCAGGTTCAGTTATTGACCTCTTTAGCTTTTCTTTATGAATATCATCTGGAATGAAATAGGGGTCTTTTTTAAAGTTAAGGGTGCCATCAAATTTCAGATTGTAAACTTTAAGAAAAGGAATCTCACCATCACCAGGACTAAGAAAGTTAGCCTTTGGAGTATAACCATTATCTATATCATCTATTAACTCATTAGCTCTCACCCATTCCCAACCCTCAGGAATTTCCGGAAGGGCAGCTCTTTCTTCGGGGGTGAGGGGGGGCAGGGTTTTGGGGGCTTTGGATTTGGTGGGTTTGCGGCCGGGTTTGCCTGCCTCTTCCCATTGGGTCAGGGCCTGCTGCCAGTCGTGTATGGCTTGCTGGTGGTGGGCCTTGCGGGCTTGGGCTATCTGCTGCAGAAGCTGGCTGGCGGGTGCGGGCGGGTTGTCCCTGCGCCAGTCGGCGGTGAGGGCACCGCTAAAGGCCTGGCGCAGCAGGCTCTGGCGGTAGCGCTGCAGGCGGCGCAGGTTGCGCTCCATACCGGCCTCGGCATGGTCCAGCTCGCTAAACAGGGCCTCGATCTTTTCTACAATTTGTTTTTGAACAGTGGGATGGGGAATACCTACCTCAATGTCATAGGCATCATTTCT
It contains:
- a CDS encoding STAS-like domain-containing protein; this translates as MIFSITDIIDSHIGIDTKLGSKVADQVLSFHAGNPAEPIELDFTGLDRFSSLFIHASVGKVARELKQRIAYTGVSSDVKKRKINDAIELAIDDEKARNRQRYMEEAMNA
- a CDS encoding restriction endonuclease subunit S; translation: MENNTTKKELPEGWEWTTLGRVIELEYGKSLPKRVRNQDGEFSVFGSNGIVGRHDEHLLDGPGVIVGRKGSAGVVHYTDKAYWPIDTTYFVQPKDKYVLKFIYFLLISLRLDNYDRSTAIPGLNRNDAYDIEVGIPHPTVQKQIVEKIEALFSELDHAEAGMERNLRRLQRYRQSLLRQAFSGALTADWRRDNPPAPASQLLQQIAQARKAHHQQAIHDWQQALTQWEEAGKPGRKPTKSKAPKTLPPLTPEERAALPEIPEGWEWVRANELIDDIDNGYTPKANFLSPGDGEIPFLKVYNLKFDGTLNFKKDPYFIPDDIHKEKLKRSITEPGDVLINIVGPPLGKVSIATDQFKEWNINQAIVRYRPNDFVSSKWLSYYMQDLHTITWLENTSKATAGQYNVKVSTCRELPIPLIDIKEQTQIVNELEERLSVVEQLEAATRTALLKSKNLRRSILQRAFEGKLV